A stretch of Lathyrus oleraceus cultivar Zhongwan6 chromosome 6, CAAS_Psat_ZW6_1.0, whole genome shotgun sequence DNA encodes these proteins:
- the LOC127096946 gene encoding uncharacterized protein LOC127096946: MDIWSWISELPNSVEWNESDSPPLFELASDGHNDSARSIHLKAERTSGSDSEAVVTFMVFLQGFHPFNAQKPLWVSEKCTISSENPNFLPLLLQLLQEIITNSPTAHDSTCPRSQLQKLKPEPIAWIIDSHTPESLSIFFNLVFTIRLFWLCACDAPSEAGSLYFNSLLAPILETASRKLASVLRTFFITVGVDTELCFMRTLGYIIAKWCIIKELGVGLQTLVPSPKFSYATESHGLWILKGYAPVMTMKLARSNGQKSKFHSIDAKESIIRYGLAHHQLEAHVQLEYTVRFHDGFIQVNARVDNIRLHVARLGFKHGDDVDFVEEKHFPSRARVWVGPEIGATYVAGLSLGRSTENNEREVEIEKNLKGNFEKSEISKVNASARSSRRMRTKSWRMDQEAEGNAAIFDVVLHDNMTGQEVGSWRPTGDEPVHGLRGRYVGANRPFSKSGSVVIAGDEYGEEVGWRVSREMEGSVLKWRIGGEFWVSYLPDQAKSSHFETRCVQWCDEVDLPIIHGKTT, translated from the exons ATGGATATTTGGTCATGGATATCTGAACTCCCCAACTCAGTTGAGTGGAACGAGTCCGACTCACCGCCCTTATTCGAACTAGCTAGTGATGGACATAACGATTCAGCTCGCTCTATCCACCTCAAAGCTGAACGAACTTCCGGTTCAGACTCAGAAGCAGTAGTAACCTTCATGGTTTTCTTACAAGGCTTTCATCCCTTCAACGCTCAAAAGCCACTTTGGGTTTCCGAAAAATGCACCATCTCTTCAGAAAACCCTAACTTCCTCCCTCTCCTTCTCCAACTCCTTCAAGAAATCATAACAAACTCACCCACAGCGCATGATAGCACTTGCCCTAGGTCTCAGCTTCAGAAGCTGAAACCCGAACCTATAGCATGGATCATCGACTCGCACACACCGGAATCTCTTTCGATTTTCTTCAACCTCGTCTTCACAATCCGTCTCTTCTGGCTTTGCGCTTGCGACGCGCCGAGTGAAGCAGGCTCACTGTACTTCAACTCACTACTAGCACCTATTCTCGAAACGGCGTCGAGGAAACTAGCTTCGGTTCTTCGAACCTTCTTTATAACAGTAGGCGTTGATACTGAACTCTGCTTCATGCGCACCCTTGGGTACATAATAGCAAAATGGTGCATTATAAAAGAGCTAGGCGTAGGATTACAAACACTAGTTCCTTCTCCGAAATTCTCTTACGCGACGGAGTCTCACGGTTTATGGATTCTGAAAGGCTACGCGCCGGTTATGACTATGAAACTGGCGCGAAGCAATGGGCAAAAGAGTAAATTCCATAGCATCGATGCTAAGGAGTCAATAATCAGATACGGTCTCGCGCACCATCAACTAGAGGCACACGTACAGTTAGAATACACCGTCAGATTTCACGATGGATTTATTCAG GTTAACGCGCGTGTTGATAATATTCGTCTCCACGTGGCGAGGCTCGGTTTTAAACACGGTGATGACGTGGATTTTGTTGAGGAGAAGCATTTTCCTTCGCGGGCTCGAGTTTGGGTGGGTCCAGAAATCGGAGCTACTTATGTGGCGGGTTTGAGTTTGGGCCGGTCTACAGAGAATAATGAGAGAGAAGTTGAAATTGAGAAGAATTTGAAGGGTAATTTCGAGAAATCAGAGATTTCGAAGGTGAATGCATCGGCGAGGTCGTCTCGGAGAATGAGGACTAAGAGTTGGAGAATGGATCAGGAGGCTGAAGGGAATGCGGCGATATTTGATGTGGTTTTGCATGATAATATGACGGGTCAGGAAGTGGGTTCGTGGAGGCCAACAGGTGATGAACCGGTTCATGGGTTGAGAGGGAGATATGTTGGGGCGAATAGACCGTTTAGTAAAAGTGGGTCGGTGGTGATTGCGGGGGATGAATATGGAGAAGAAGTGGGGTGGAGGGTTAGTAGAGAGATGGAAGGGAGTGTTTTGAAGTGGAGGATAGGGGGAGAGTTTTGGGTTAGTTATTTGCCTGATCAGGCAAAAAGTTCTCATTTTGAAACAAGATGTGTCCAGTGGTGTGATGAAGTTGACTTGCCTATAATTCATGGAAAAACAACATGA